From a single Pseudomonas triticicola genomic region:
- a CDS encoding mechanosensitive ion channel family protein yields the protein MLSLLTEHPLFCALILILLDLGLWRLISSRGSEWKLLVRVLIFALFSIVLFNEGLNPMEPAPWADNVPLHLAATGLQIGWWLFGARTLTVLIGAVMMQRVGHTGRLLQDLLGAVIFLIAIIAALAYVLDLPVKGVLATSGALAIIVGLALQSTLSDVFSGIVLNTTKPYQLDDWISIDGTEGRVTDIDWRATRLQTSQGSMAVIPNSLAAKAKIINFSRPSNMFGVSVSVPVSPHARPSSVIEALERAMQGCRQLLDTPAPSVSLKSSASGGAEYEISGFVASMGEKRVVRNQLFDLAYRHLQASGVNLLSSNETSAAPQLSRPRALLESSPIFSTLREEEKDTFSQNMTLQTFRAGETILAGGEVSDHLFIIESGVVSVTLKRHGAPLESGRMGPGEVIGEAGILSDTALPADFSAKTFCALYRIEKSYLKPCLDARHDIHDAMQALLDFRLHKAQSLTEETPVVAPKRGFLQWLRNRV from the coding sequence ATGCTGTCTCTGCTGACCGAACACCCGTTGTTTTGCGCATTGATCCTGATCCTGCTCGATCTAGGCCTGTGGCGGCTGATCAGCTCTCGCGGCAGCGAATGGAAGCTGCTGGTGCGGGTACTGATTTTCGCCCTGTTCAGCATTGTGCTGTTCAACGAAGGTCTCAACCCGATGGAACCGGCACCGTGGGCCGACAACGTGCCGCTGCATCTGGCGGCGACCGGGTTGCAGATCGGTTGGTGGCTGTTTGGTGCGCGGACCCTGACGGTGCTGATCGGCGCGGTGATGATGCAACGGGTCGGCCATACCGGCCGGCTGTTGCAGGACTTGCTCGGCGCGGTGATTTTCCTCATCGCGATCATTGCGGCGCTGGCGTACGTGCTCGATCTGCCAGTCAAAGGTGTGCTGGCGACGTCCGGCGCGTTGGCGATCATCGTCGGTCTGGCCTTGCAGAGCACCTTGAGCGACGTGTTCTCCGGCATCGTCCTCAACACCACCAAGCCCTATCAACTCGATGACTGGATCTCCATCGACGGCACCGAGGGCCGCGTCACCGACATCGACTGGCGCGCCACGCGTCTGCAAACCAGCCAGGGCAGCATGGCCGTGATTCCCAACTCGCTGGCGGCGAAAGCCAAAATCATCAACTTCAGCCGACCGAGCAATATGTTCGGCGTTTCCGTCAGCGTGCCCGTCAGCCCTCATGCCCGGCCCAGCTCAGTGATCGAGGCGTTGGAGCGGGCAATGCAAGGCTGCCGGCAATTGCTCGACACACCGGCGCCCAGCGTGTCATTGAAGAGTTCTGCCAGCGGCGGCGCGGAGTACGAAATCAGTGGATTTGTCGCCTCGATGGGCGAGAAGCGCGTGGTGCGCAATCAGTTGTTCGACCTCGCTTACCGGCATTTGCAGGCGTCCGGGGTCAACCTGCTGTCCAGCAACGAGACCAGCGCCGCACCGCAGTTGTCGCGGCCACGGGCGCTGCTGGAAAGCTCACCGATCTTCTCGACTCTGCGTGAAGAAGAAAAAGACACCTTCAGCCAGAACATGACCCTGCAAACTTTCCGCGCCGGCGAAACGATTCTGGCGGGCGGCGAGGTCAGCGATCATTTGTTCATCATTGAGTCCGGCGTGGTTTCGGTGACGCTCAAGCGCCATGGTGCACCCCTGGAATCCGGGCGCATGGGGCCGGGTGAGGTGATCGGCGAGGCCGGGATTCTTTCCGACACCGCCTTGCCGGCGGATTTTTCCGCGAAGACTTTCTGCGCCCTGTATCGCATCGAGAAGTCCTACCTGAAGCCGTGCCTGGATGCGCGCCATGACATTCACGATGCGATGCAGGCATTGCTCGATTTCCGTCTGCACAAGGCACAGTCGCTGACCGAGGAAACGCCCGTGGTCGCGCCGAAAAGAGGCTTTCTGCAATGGCTGCGTAATCGCGTCTGA
- a CDS encoding pirin family protein, translating to MKNIIGIYTSPRGHWVGDGFPVRTLFSYDNLGKHISPFLLLDHAGPAEFTPTTEQRGVGQHPHRGFETVTIVYDGEVQHRDSTGSGGTIGPGDVQWMTAASGILHEEFHSENFARTGGKLEMVQLWVNLPAKDKMAAPGYQTILDRNIPSIALKDDAGSLRLIAGEFAGHTGPSRTFTPIDVWDLRLNAGKLLTLDLHEGRNTALVVLKGSVQVNGAESVGVGQLALFERDGDQLTLQASEDAVVLLLSGEPIDEPIVGHGPFVMNTEQEIHQAFADFQSGRFGRMHA from the coding sequence ATGAAAAACATCATCGGCATTTACACCAGCCCGCGCGGCCATTGGGTCGGCGATGGTTTCCCGGTGCGCACGCTGTTTTCCTACGACAACCTGGGCAAGCACATCAGCCCGTTTCTGCTGCTCGATCACGCCGGTCCCGCCGAATTCACCCCGACCACTGAACAGCGTGGCGTCGGCCAGCACCCGCACCGTGGTTTCGAAACCGTGACCATCGTTTACGACGGCGAAGTGCAGCACCGCGATTCCACCGGCAGTGGCGGCACCATCGGCCCGGGTGATGTGCAGTGGATGACCGCAGCGTCCGGCATCCTCCATGAAGAATTCCACTCGGAAAACTTCGCCAGAACCGGCGGCAAGCTGGAAATGGTCCAGCTGTGGGTCAACCTGCCGGCCAAGGACAAAATGGCCGCGCCGGGTTACCAGACCATTCTCGACCGGAACATTCCGAGCATCGCGCTCAAGGACGACGCCGGCAGTCTGCGGCTGATCGCTGGCGAATTCGCCGGGCACACCGGACCTTCGCGGACTTTCACGCCCATTGACGTGTGGGATCTGCGCCTCAATGCCGGCAAGCTGCTGACGCTTGATCTGCACGAAGGACGCAACACCGCACTGGTGGTGTTGAAAGGTTCGGTGCAGGTCAATGGTGCGGAATCGGTTGGGGTAGGGCAGCTGGCGCTGTTCGAGCGCGACGGTGATCAACTCACCCTCCAGGCCAGCGAAGACGCGGTGGTATTGCTGCTCAGTGGCGAGCCGATCGACGAACCGATCGTCGGCCACGGCCCGTTCGTGATGAACACCGAGCAGGAAATCCATCAGGCCTTTGCCGACTTCCAGTCGGGGCGCTTTGGCCGGATGCACGCCTGA